The DNA sequence GAACCCCCAACCCTACACCACATACCGTCCGAAATGtacgggtgccctggccacgaaggccaccagctaccctatGCTGCATGCATCCGACTGTCTAACACAGTGTGTTCCCTGAGTCCCcgcccacccccgcacccacccctcAGGAGAAGACggcccacaaccgccgggagagAGAAAATACTGAAGGAcaaccaccggacctgcggcccctaacCGCAGCAGAGCAGCAGGCACTGGACCTGATCATTGGGCCCGTGGAGAGGGCAGTCATCAAGGCGGAGGTTGCCATCAGGCGAGCTGAGATGtatttccccatggcacgtgtattgccacccccactaccaccccctcacaaacccccaCTACCAACACCCCACagcaaccccctccaccaccaacaccccacaccaaacccctttcaccaccacaacccccatacccccctcccctccaccccccaccagtaaAATCCATGATCCAATGAtatatcttgtcttgtgtcttgcaggacctccaGGCGATGAGGCGGGCCTTTCTGTTGCCCCTTACCCCCAACTCCAACCAGAAACCACAGGAGGAGAGCAGCAAGGTGGAGGATATGGACACAGATGGGAGCCCTCGACCCGCAGCCCAAGACACAGTGGAGCCCCTGtccagggatgacactgacttcccgtcacagctgtctccaacatcctccaccatcccagagactctcagcccggttgggcatgttagtgaagaggatcctggggcactatctggtgcgcaccacacacacgcTCCTGTaaatcagatggaggtaggaacttcCGAGGGGGGAAACCATCAGAGAGCAGCCCGacgcagggactagctgccatctggATAGGTTTCTGGCTTCTGGAATGGGTGGTCCCATCGATAgtgaagatgcagtcacagagtcagggactacataAAGGGGTATCGGCGACCATCAGCGCCTGCgggtacagttggaggagtccaaccgcctgcaggagcaggaggtggtgccgatcaTATGTAACACACAGGCCAaaaccgcacaggtggcatccacagtggaggccttggggcgaaggtttcggccatgggttaGGATGTCCAAGGCCTTGGGAATTCTGTGACCCACTCACAGGACATTTCAACAGTGCTCCAGAGCATGGTCCAATCACAGCAGATCATGTCTGAGTGTGTCgcaggcattgcccaggcactggctgacatgGCAGAGACTCAGAGGAAGGTGGTGCCATGGGTGAAATGGGGAGGGGATCAGCGTCCGGTCCCGGTAACGTTATGTGTGGGTGTCAGGGGTACAGGATCTGGGATCCGttgagtggggaagggagggggtagaGCTCACTGCAGCCCGGAGTGCGTGGGCAGGGCGTTccgggtattggggaggggggagggggagatgcaggAATGCCGGATTGGGAGACATCGCTGTTTGTCCGTCTAACACCCACTCCCCTAATTCCTTccagatattgaacggtatggacgATATTTTGGACGTCGCCGAACAGGCCCTGGTGGTGCTGCCGATAGGCCGGGCGGCCAGGGGAgttggcagcagcagcgtctgcagagacTCGAGGCGGTGGGTTATGTGctggaccccaccccacaccctgagaaccTGGTCTCCCACCATGCCAGGATGAGATCCAGAGGGAGAGGCCCAGAGGAGGAGGCTCACGGTGGCCCAGGATGTACTAGCATTGCTGGCCATTCCAGTAGATGACGGACAGTGCGTGCATCAGGAgattccacctcaacaaggagatggtgcatcCCCTGTGACATGTCCTCGCGGACGTGGCAACACGTGGAGAAGGAGGACAcacgctcccagtggctgtcaaggtcactgctGCCCTGAACGTTTACTCctcgggatccttccagggctcgagtggagaCCTGTGTGGAATCTCGCAGGccgcagcccacaggtgcatccggcaggtcacgGACACCCTGTTTGTCCAGGCAGAAAATAACATCAACTTTGATATGGACCAAGCCCAATAGAGTCCCCGGGCAGCAGGATCCTGCACCATCGCTGGGATGCTCCAAGTCcggggctgatagactgcacactccaggccagctggaagtgccctacattaacaagaaggggttccactccctgaatatccagctCATGTGTGACTACCACATTGAGATCATGCACCTGTGTGCGCGTTTCCCAGGCAGCGTGcaggacagctacatcctggggcagtcagacatccccaacCTCTTGGAAGACCCCCCCGGGTGGCTGGAAGGCTCTTGGGGGATAGGAGATTCACATTGATGGGGGgaaggtgaaggaagggttgggggaattgaaggggggtgaagggagggttgggggggcacaTGGAGGGTTTGGTGAGCTGCTCGCGTGGGGGCGAGAAGGTCTcaaggggatggggggggctgtCAACTCACcaatgctgcctggtgtaggtcattgaccttctagcggcactggaggtcagtcctcctggtcacgctgcctgagCTGATGGCACTGGCACtgcatcccaggcggcactggttgCCCGGTGCCTcaacctccaggaccctcgggggaacaggacttcCTCGTGGACTTGaccacatctaggagcctccccaggtccgtgTCTCCAAACCTTGGGCCTGGgcgtcatggcaccatggctgtgagctgagtgtggCTGGCTGTGCAAGCGCTGTTTAAATGCAgctcaaccttgttagtggggggctggcgagcgcagagaatcagctggcgagccttcatttgtggcatgTTGATGGCATGCCTTGGTGctgtgtcagaagggtgtgagggatgggctggtctgggctggcccaaGAGGGGATGCTGGGGGGTGGGGCGATGGGTGGGCGTTGGTGTGGCCAtgggccagggaccccagttcagccaaCCCCCAGCCCTCTCCAGAACCCCCCGCCCAAACCTTCCCCACCTCCATTACCCCAAGGGTTCGATGGGacggtgtgatggaatggccagctcgcatgcagggatcacccatgtgGATGGTGGAaactgctaccatgggcaggagtcaggcgtTTTCAAATGGTGCGGAGCTCACCCCAGAGTGGGTTGTCAACATCCTCCTTCCCATGGTCCAGATCTGctgttattgccaacccagggcccgcaccccttagtgaggcaggtaggaatcacggagggggttgcaagggggagggcggggggcaggtggtgcagggagggtgttcatgggacGGCGtggctagccggggggggggggaggggcgggtgtgtgggggtgggttgggatGTCCGTGCCACTAGAACATCCCACATCCCATGGGTgcacacattgtgtggcctcctgtgcctgcccggaccccatgtcctgcccagattcgccctcctccacatcctcctcgtcagacgaggcctggcagtcatctccctcctccatctcatcgtccctctgctgcacgatgttgtgtagGACACAGCAGGCCCCACACTGCGGTAAccctcccagcgctatactggagggcacctccagagcagtccaggcactggAAACGCATATTCAGGATGCCGACGCACCGCCGAATCACACCCCTGGACGTGGCATGGGCGTTgttatagcgggtctccgcatcagtctgtggcctcaggACAGGCGTCATCAGacatgaccgcagcggataacccctgccgACCAATAGCCAACACCACAGCCGGGAGTGCACTtcaaagaggtcaggaaccattgactgtgccaggatgaaggcgttgtgcacactgcccgggtatcgggcgttgAACGGGCATCATGTGCATCTGATAGTTACACACCAGCTGCATATTCATCGAGTAGAAGCCCTCAGGGGAACATGGGGAAAAAATGGGGAAAGGAGAGGGAAATGGGTGTGAGTGGATCATTCTTTCAACAGCCAGAGTAGGTATGAGAAGTGGGATGGTTTATTTTCTGTTCTCAGTTCCATGGTGTTTCTAATCCAGGTATTGAGCTGGTGTTGAACAAGTGTAACTAATACAATTCTGTTTTTCTTTAACTAATTGAGGTTTCACGCTCGGTGATAacctttttcctccaactggaactAATGACAATGTTTACATAATCCtcatggtctcagtgggtgtcactcACCTGTATTAATAAAGGGCTCCACTGAGTGAGTGAGCTCAGAGAGTCAGTGAAAACTAAAGGACAATAGACGTCATCACGGAACATGCGTCTAGTGGATCTATTGTTTCTGCTCTTCGATGTCGAACCCATTTTCTATCACATTCTTGGGGTGGTTGGAGTTTCATGTGAGTTATTAGAACCTTGTGTGGTTTGACTGCTTTGCCAATGTATCTTGTTTGTGTCGAATTTGTTTCATATTCTTTAGTTTGTGGTGATTATTTCAAATCCTTTTGATCATTGATGTTCCTCGATATCCTTTTCTGCAGCCTTTCAAATGCTTCAGATTTTCAGACGAGTTAATCTCCTTCATTCAATAGTTTTCTGATGATTCCACTGCAGACATTATATCCTCACTAACCATGGATTCATTTTATTCCAAGATCCATCTGATTTCTTTCCAGGGAGTGGTGAGCATACATTGTAATTTTTATCTCTCGCTCCCTCTATTTATACTGGTATGTGTCTTGGCTCAGATTAGTGGCTTCAGATTAGTTCAATGATGTGAGATATGAGgctgattctccatttctgagactaagtgttgtcgccgacgcaggattcgtggagttccacggcaGCAAAACCGGCGAGGaagacaatcgattccaatgagaaacggtgcgggattcgccgggtccgagattgatactctgacaagctgcagctacagatacacacttcacacctcacacacaccatcccagccaacaagatggcagcgaggagagcagctccacgcttcaccgattccgagctggagaccctcctggacgcggtggcggagaggcgggtgaccctgcaCCACGGCCCGGGAagcaggctgccagccaccgccattcgcCCTGACTGGGCGCAGGTGGCGGAGGCGGCGAGCGCCGTGGGCAACGCCATCGGACCGGCCAGCAATGCCTGAAGAAACTGCACACTCTCCTCTGGGTAGCCAGGGGgagaaggcagcactgtgcccctggcactaacctgcGCCCCACACGCCCGGAATCAGACCCCCAAAACTGGAGGGTGGCAGaacccccccaccctgcactacatgccggcacccataccagctaccatggccgggtgccctggccactgaggccaccagatacccatcccctgggctacatgcgtcggactgtctaacactgtcgtttgctgtttgtcccccccccccccacacacacatgcaggagAAGGCCACAcataaccggcgggagcgggagaaGATTGGAGGGGAACCGCCGGATCTGCAGCCTTCCGGAACGCATTGCCGTCAAATCGTTGCCTGCTGCGATTTTGGGGTCGGGatctattctccgtccaatcgcgtttcgcgattttgccgtcagccaacggcgaatcccacccatggttaaaagtcttttctttttttaaataaatttagaatatccaatagtgcaatttagtgtgcccaatccacctaccctgcacatctttgggttgtggggcgaaaccatgcaagcacagggagaatgtgcaaactccacacggacagcgacccagagccaggatcgaacctgggacctcggcactgtgagacagcagtgctaggtcGAAGTCTTTTCAATGATTTGTTAATGTTTTCTAACACAGGCTAATAATTATCTACACAAAATAACTTGCATTCATAATGTGCTGTTCATAACTTTAGGATGTCCTAAAGTCTATTGCAGTCAATGGAGTGATTTTGAAGTGTCATCCTGTTGTAACAAGCTGATTGGATGGAATATCATGGCTGTGTCACAGCGGGGGCGGGGCTTTAAACTGCGGTGAGCCATCCAATTGGCCAATGACTTCAGTGCAACTGCAGAGGCCAGCCAGTGGGAAGGGCTGTACAATTCAACCCATCAGGTGTCAAAGGCACAGGTGGCATCACTCTTGGTATTAAACGGTTCTCGTTGAGAGTCCAGAACTTCAGCACAAAAAGTCAAGGCTGACATTTCTGTGCAGTCCTGAGGAAGTGGAGGAACAGCAGCCAAAATTCTGTTCCTTTCACTCAGTACTCACTGTAGTATCAGTCTTCATTTTCGTGCACAACCTGTGTATTTCTGAAGAAAGAAACACGCTATTGAACCGTTGCATCTTACAGTTATATGGACATGTCATACAAATACCAATTTTAaatgaaacaacaatttatactagatGGAAAGAGAGTGCTGATCTGTTGAAGTGGAGCCTGCATAATTTCAGTTGCAACAGTGTAACTTCTAACATGTACCCTTGATTTTCAGATATCTCGCGCTTTTCAATAGACAGTTTTTACGTGTAACTTTCCTTTCTTAAATTAAAGCTAACTTTGTCGCAATCGTGATACTAACTCGAGGAAGGTGTGGTCTCTCCAAAGGCGTCACCTGGTATTTGTTGTCAATGGCCCTGGCAGATCTGCTGGTCATCATTATTGACGTCATAGTGAGCAAAATGAATTTCTTAGGTCTGTATTCTTCATTCTTTTACTACATACCGGGCTGTAACATCAGAGAAGTGATATCTTCCACCGTTGTAGAGATTTCTGTCTGGCTCACAGTCGCCTTCACCTTTGACCGCACAGTCGCCATTTGCTTCCAGAAACTGAAGATTAAATACTGCactgagaaaactgcagccaccGTTATCacaacggtgagtgtgttgagtttGTTAACCAACATCCCGCTATTTTTTAAATACATATTGTACGATTTTGATTACTATTGTTCAGTAACATATCAATACTACTATTCACCTTTGTGGATAACATTTGACTGGATACTCCGCATTTTAACTCCAGTGCTCCCCTTTGTGCTGATCCTGCTGCTCAATACTCTCACCGTCAGGCACATCCTGATGGCCAATGCAGTCCGCAGGAAACTGAGGGGACAGCGAAACGGGGATGAGAAGAATGATTCAGAAATGAAGAATCGAAGaagatccatcattttactcttcaccaTAACGGGCAGTTTTATCCTGTTATGGGCGACACGTGTCGTTTATCTATCAATTCAGCGAATTACTGGAATGTATGAGGTGTGGACAACTCCTCAGCTTGTAATAGATATGATGGGAAGAATGCTTCAGTTatccagttcctgcaccaacacatttatttacgTAGTCACACAGAGGAAGTTCAGAGAGGAGGTGATGAACGCTGTGAAATATCCCTTTACTCTCATCCTGAAGTTCATTAAATAATGGGAAGAAAGCTGGAAAGTTTATACTCGGACTGGGAAGCAAAGTTATTGTTCTGATCCAGCTCAACTCCTGTTCAATAACATATCCGATCGAGAATTAGAATTTTCACCAAATCTACACATTAGTCAGGTGGAAGTTAAAACTGAATTTGTCAGGATCTGAAATATAGTTTGTTGAATAAAAGGAAAGATTTGAGTTTGTCTGAAACCTGATGCTTCGATCAG is a window from the Scyliorhinus torazame isolate Kashiwa2021f chromosome 1, sScyTor2.1, whole genome shotgun sequence genome containing:
- the LOC140419857 gene encoding probable G-protein coupled receptor 139, encoding MRLVDLLFLLFDVEPIFYHILGVVGVSSNFVAIVILTRGRCGLSKGVTWYLLSMALADLLVIIIDVIVSKMNFLGLYSSFFYYIPGCNIREVISSTVVEISVWLTVAFTFDRTVAICFQKLKIKYCTEKTAATVITTVSVLSLLTNIPLFFKYILYDFDYYCSVTYQYYYSPLWITFDWILRILTPVLPFVLILLLNTLTVRHILMANAVRRKLRGQRNGDEKNDSEMKNRRRSIILLFTITGSFILLWATRVVYLSIQRITGMYEVWTTPQLVIDMMGRMLQLSSSCTNTFIYVVTQRKFREEVMNAVKYPFTLILKFIK